Proteins encoded in a region of the Nitrospira sp. genome:
- a CDS encoding type II secretion system F family protein, giving the protein MATFAYVGRSKSGAVKKGELVAKSRDEAVDQLRKQSVVVTSLEEKGSKEGFKLSFGNGMTEKDLVVFTRQFGTMINAGLPLIQCLEILSTQSENAALRKAVGEIKGSVEGGSTFSDALRRHPKIFDDLYCNMVNAGEVGGLLDTILARLSKHIEKAMKLKSQIKSAMVYPAAICGIAAIVITVLMIWVIPVFEKMFKEMSGGKMALPGPTQLVIDMSNFAQGNWYIILGAIVGGVIAFKKYYATPQGRLMVDKIVLRLPVFGDLIRKASVAKFTRTLGTLITSGVPLLEALSICAKTAGNKVIENVLMDARVSISGGKTISEPLAKSEAFPKMVTHMIAVGESTGALDNMLGKIADFYEDEVDAAVTNLTALLEPMMMVFLGVTVGFIVIAMYLPIFTMASAIG; this is encoded by the coding sequence ATGGCTACGTTTGCATACGTTGGACGAAGCAAGTCTGGTGCGGTCAAGAAGGGCGAGCTTGTGGCCAAGAGCCGCGATGAGGCTGTCGACCAGCTCCGGAAGCAAAGCGTGGTGGTGACCAGCCTTGAGGAGAAGGGGTCGAAAGAAGGGTTCAAGCTGAGCTTCGGCAACGGAATGACGGAAAAGGATCTCGTCGTTTTCACCCGGCAGTTTGGAACGATGATCAACGCGGGTCTGCCCTTGATCCAATGCTTGGAGATCCTCTCGACACAGTCGGAAAATGCGGCGCTTCGAAAAGCCGTTGGTGAAATCAAGGGGTCAGTTGAAGGCGGCTCGACCTTTTCCGATGCGTTGCGTCGGCATCCGAAAATCTTCGACGATCTCTACTGCAACATGGTGAACGCCGGTGAAGTCGGTGGATTGCTGGATACCATTCTCGCGCGTCTCTCCAAGCACATCGAAAAGGCGATGAAGCTGAAATCCCAGATTAAGAGCGCCATGGTCTATCCGGCAGCTATTTGCGGTATTGCTGCGATTGTCATCACGGTATTGATGATCTGGGTCATTCCCGTCTTTGAAAAGATGTTCAAGGAAATGTCTGGCGGGAAGATGGCCTTGCCAGGGCCTACTCAGCTCGTCATCGACATGAGTAACTTTGCGCAAGGGAATTGGTACATTATTCTTGGTGCGATCGTCGGCGGCGTGATCGCGTTCAAGAAGTACTACGCGACTCCTCAGGGCAGGTTAATGGTCGATAAGATTGTTCTGAGGTTGCCGGTGTTCGGCGACTTGATTCGAAAGGCGTCGGTTGCCAAGTTTACGCGGACACTGGGCACGCTGATTACGAGCGGAGTACCCCTGCTAGAGGCCTTGTCGATTTGTGCCAAGACGGCCGGGAATAAAGTCATCGAAAACGTGCTGATGGATGCACGCGTCAGCATCAGCGGAGGGAAGACGATTTCTGAGCCGCTGGCCAAGAGCGAGGCGTTTCCCAAGATGGTGACCCACATGATTGCCGTCGGCGAATCCACCGGTGCGCTCGACAATATGCTCGGGAAAATCGCCGATTTTTATGAGGACGAAGTCGATGCGGCGGTGACGAATCTGACGGCGTTACTCGAGCCGATGATGATGGTGTTTCTCGGCGTCACGGTCGGCTTCATCGTCATCGCGATGTACCTGCCGATCTTCACGATGGCGTCGGCGATTGGGTAA
- a CDS encoding CDP-alcohol phosphatidyltransferase family protein, with protein sequence MNIPNSLTILRILLIPVFVGFMTYRQYGYALAALLCAGLTDALDGLVARLTNQQTKLGEILDPLADKLLLTSAFLTLSILHLVPSWVVILVVSRDLILMLGTVVAHVTNIAIDITPTILGKGTTLCQLTYVVLVIAMIWRGMKIGALFPLLLVMVAFTLGSGLHYLYRGYRRTHLNGSVG encoded by the coding sequence ATGAACATACCTAATAGTCTGACGATCTTGCGGATCCTCCTGATCCCCGTGTTCGTGGGGTTCATGACCTATCGGCAGTATGGGTATGCGCTGGCGGCCTTACTCTGCGCCGGTCTCACCGACGCATTGGATGGACTGGTCGCGCGCTTGACCAATCAGCAGACCAAGTTGGGGGAAATTCTCGATCCATTAGCTGACAAGCTCCTGCTTACGTCGGCCTTTCTCACGCTCTCCATCCTGCACCTCGTGCCATCATGGGTTGTGATCCTGGTGGTGAGCAGGGATCTCATCTTGATGTTGGGGACAGTCGTCGCCCATGTGACGAATATTGCCATCGACATCACGCCGACGATCTTGGGCAAAGGTACGACCTTGTGCCAGCTGACCTATGTCGTGCTGGTGATTGCCATGATCTGGCGGGGAATGAAGATCGGTGCGTTGTTCCCGTTATTACTGGTCATGGTGGCGTTTACCTTAGGCTCCGGGCTGCACTACTTGTATCGAGGGTATCGACGAACCCACTTGAACGGTTCTGTCGGCTGA
- a CDS encoding serine hydrolase domain-containing protein, with amino-acid sequence MPNVPLIQAALEQAVTDGVFPGAVLAVRYGGGQADMFTAGLVSTLDAARAVQPATVYDLASLTKPLSTVTGLVMLIQAGRCELHDRVESILPELAGSPIGTASLWHLLTHSSGLPGWRGYYERLSPTASIPATEERRGRSRLGLMKLIRDEALIYQRGARSLYSDLGFMLLGMVVERCSGAPPQEFFRDRIASLAETSQMGFVPAEWADDFLQCARRRGGEVAPTEHDVWRGRLLCGEVHDENAASLGGVAGHAGLFGTAAAVLAVAGAWLQAYHRRSSVLDALLVKEFTGRQTAVPGTSWALGWDTPSFPSSAGRLLSEVSFGHLGYTGTSVWIDPRHELEIVLLSNRVHPTRKNERIKAFRPLIHELVYREYIGCD; translated from the coding sequence ATGCCGAATGTTCCTCTCATTCAGGCGGCACTTGAGCAGGCCGTCACGGACGGAGTGTTTCCCGGGGCCGTGCTGGCTGTGCGCTATGGCGGCGGCCAGGCCGATATGTTTACCGCTGGGCTCGTGTCGACTCTTGACGCCGCTCGAGCCGTTCAGCCGGCGACGGTCTATGATCTGGCCTCGCTCACGAAGCCGTTGTCTACGGTAACGGGTTTGGTGATGCTCATCCAAGCCGGACGATGTGAGCTGCATGATCGGGTTGAATCGATACTCCCGGAGCTGGCTGGCAGTCCAATCGGCACGGCGTCGCTCTGGCATCTGTTGACGCATAGTTCGGGGCTTCCTGGTTGGCGAGGGTATTATGAGCGACTGAGTCCGACGGCCTCCATCCCCGCGACAGAAGAACGGCGCGGTCGCTCGCGTCTCGGGCTCATGAAGCTGATCCGGGACGAAGCCCTGATCTATCAGCGAGGGGCGCGAAGCCTCTACAGTGATCTGGGATTTATGCTTCTGGGAATGGTCGTGGAGCGGTGCAGCGGCGCTCCGCCCCAGGAATTCTTTCGTGACCGGATCGCTTCTCTGGCAGAAACATCGCAGATGGGATTTGTGCCGGCGGAATGGGCAGATGACTTTCTTCAATGCGCCCGTCGACGTGGGGGTGAGGTTGCGCCCACTGAACACGATGTCTGGAGGGGGCGACTATTATGCGGCGAAGTTCACGATGAAAATGCGGCGTCTCTTGGCGGTGTTGCCGGGCATGCGGGTCTCTTCGGAACGGCAGCGGCGGTGTTGGCCGTGGCAGGGGCCTGGCTGCAGGCCTATCATCGACGGTCGTCCGTTCTTGATGCGCTGCTTGTCAAAGAGTTTACCGGTCGACAGACGGCCGTGCCCGGGACGAGCTGGGCGTTGGGGTGGGATACTCCGTCGTTTCCGTCGTCGGCGGGGAGACTTCTATCCGAGGTTTCTTTTGGCCACTTAGGATATACGGGGACGTCGGTGTGGATTGATCCGCGTCATGAGCTGGAGATCGTCTTGTTGTCCAATCGGGTGCACCCGACCAGGAAGAATGAGCGGATTAAAGCGTTTCGACCGCTGATCCACGAGCTGGTCTATCGGGAATATATAGGGTGTGATTAG
- a CDS encoding DivIVA domain-containing protein produces the protein MKITPLDIQQMVFRTKLRGYDREEVNRFLEELAQTVESLNRDNAILRERLAMTEQQVSELKRTETTLSNTLVAAQSLADDVKRSANRDAELIVKEAELKAGEVIRQARVELGETQRDLSQLQKQRLLMVERMRATLHTFERMLDVESAEAYQDSGVVPEEKMEGESSPTRS, from the coding sequence ATGAAGATCACACCACTCGACATTCAACAGATGGTGTTCCGTACGAAGCTCCGTGGCTATGATCGTGAGGAGGTCAACCGGTTTCTCGAGGAGCTGGCCCAAACCGTGGAATCGTTGAATCGCGACAATGCGATACTGCGGGAGCGGTTGGCCATGACGGAACAGCAAGTGTCCGAATTGAAACGAACCGAGACGACACTGTCGAACACCCTTGTGGCGGCGCAATCGCTGGCCGATGACGTCAAGCGCAGCGCCAACCGCGATGCGGAGTTGATCGTCAAGGAAGCGGAGCTGAAGGCCGGCGAAGTCATTCGTCAGGCGCGGGTGGAGCTGGGCGAGACGCAACGGGATCTGTCCCAATTGCAGAAACAGCGGCTGCTTATGGTCGAGCGGATGCGGGCCACACTCCATACGTTTGAGCGCATGTTGGATGTCGAGTCGGCCGAGGCCTATCAGGATAGTGGTGTCGTTCCTGAAGAGAAGATGGAAGGGGAGTCAAGTCCGACTCGTTCCTGA
- a CDS encoding YggT family protein, with protein sequence MFVFRNVLLGTATVLDYVLWLYMWIIIARALISWVNPDPWNPIVQFLDRATEPVLAPIRRWMGWRMGIDLSPIIAILILTFLQFAVVQSLKDLALRMN encoded by the coding sequence ATGTTTGTGTTTCGGAATGTGCTGTTGGGGACCGCCACGGTGCTGGATTATGTGCTGTGGCTGTATATGTGGATCATCATCGCTCGGGCCTTGATCTCCTGGGTCAACCCCGATCCGTGGAATCCGATTGTCCAATTTCTTGATCGTGCAACTGAACCGGTGCTCGCGCCCATTCGCCGCTGGATGGGATGGCGCATGGGCATTGACCTCTCGCCAATTATCGCCATTCTGATTTTGACGTTTCTGCAGTTCGCTGTGGTGCAGTCATTAAAAGATCTGGCGTTGCGGATGAACTGA